GATAAGCTCGAGGCAACTGCAACGATGCGGCAGAAATAAGGGTTCGATGGTAACAACTTGGCTGAAAATCGAATTGCGTTCTCGATGGAAAAGGTGAAGGGCAAATCGGAACGCGGTAAAATCCTGCTATTCGAGCAGACTGCTGGCGCAATAAGAATTTGTCTCTCATCTTGACGTGTCTCGAACGTAGACTCGTCACGGCGTGATATACGACGATTGTCGAGCGAACGGTTCAAGTCACTCAGAATGATTCAAGAGTCCTCAGCCCCGGGCTCTGTGACCGCGGAGGATTCGAAGGTTGAACTTTCGACGCGCGTTACTTTGTCTCTGTCTCTTGCTACTGCAATTATTCATTCGGGGCAGGATAAAAACCAGGGTAATTTACTTTCCTGAGTAATTACTTGAGCTACGGGTATTACTGTACCGATGGTACCCGTCCTCGTTTTCTTTCTTGCTCTCGAAAGCACTCGGGAAGGCGTTTCAACTTCCTGAAATCTCGTCGAGcttaacgccaacgaaatacaacGTCCACGTTAAAACGTACAGAGTTAACGCTTCGATGACTATTCTGCCGAGCATCTTCAAGATTTATCTTCTTGGTGCGTCGAAAGCTAAAGACCGTGCAACATGTTTACTTCCTTGAAGAAAAGCTTCGAGTTTTTCCAGAATAAACGTTCCGCTTCAGCCATAGACAGATTAAAAAAGTGAATGAATATCCTCGTAATATGTATCCAAGCTTCCCCGCGTTCCAGCATCTTTTGTTTTCATCCTGTCGCGTGGCAAGGAGGCAGATTCGCCGAATCATCGTGTTGCTTTCGCAACTAGGAGACGCGACCTTCGTGTTATCGTACGCTCCTCGTAAATCTGCTTGCTCTCCGAACGAGGGAACTTTTTCGCAGACAAACACAAGCGTGTATATACTCGTGCATCGAGCCGAATGGAGATTTATAGGGGCATCTCCTTAATAAATGCGTCGAACAGAACGGGTCCGTACAACCGTTGACACGAATTCGTTCCATCGTAGGGGCAAGTGGCTCGGTTCACGATACCCATTCTTCATCGCAACCCGTTTCTGAATCTCGAACGCTGGTGATCAACGCGCGATCTACGGTTCGTAGAATGAAGAATTACCGTAGATCGATAGCGAAACAAATTCCTATACTAACAAACTTGCCTCGATGATAGAATCTAGTAGAACTCATAAATTTTCGGAAGAAGATTTCCGAAACTTTCAGAATTTTAAGTGGTGCGAGTAACGCGTTTCGTTCATCGGGGAAGGCAACGCTGATGGACAAGTATTGTTCGAGCGAGTAATAGCTCAACGTTCATAACGTTTTGCAGTAATATTCGTTTCAATTTACGACACACTCTGAAATTTTTATGCTGCTTTCACGGGGCAAATTTACCTCCCTTTCATTCGCCGCGTGAACTTTCGCCGTTTGAAATTTATATCGGACAAACCCGCTGTTTATGCTTCTCGAGATCTTGGGGTCAGAATCTTGATCAGGCTAACCGTCGCAATCTTCCCCGGTGGAAGTTCTGCTTCGTGAAATGAATTTGCCCCATAGGTGTTTATCCAACCGCCGTCAATTTTCAGTCTGTTCCTCGTTCATTCGAAGATTCATCCCCTTTTTGCTGACGAGCGATCTCTTGTAACAACACGAACAAATTACTGTCTCTCGTTGTAATATCCATGGAATACCGTTCTATTTTGCATGTACAAATCCATTTGCGTACGCGTGCAGGCACACACGAACACGTCGCGGTAATGGGATGGAATTTTCAGGAAAGGTTAACCGGCTGACCTGGAAGCCTCCAATCTGGCCGACTTCCTGCGCGGACGATGTGCTTTCGCGAGTATACGTATAGACAGGCAATCATCGTATACATGTTCATTGTCCAATTGTACGATTCGCCCCGAGGCCCGACAAATTTGTACGGAAGAACCCCGTATCGTGTTGCGAGTAGTAAAAAACAATTGGATCTGCCGTAAAATGGCTCGTTCGAGATTATGTGTATATAGTTTCCCATTAAAAATAGCCCTTTAGACTAAAGGTTTCACTTTACGAGTCTTTGGCAATACGCTGGCTACGATGGTTCACCTGGCGTCTTCGAATGCCTAATTAGGAACGCGGAAGAATCGTTCTTGATAAGAGATTCCGATTGATCGTCTGTTTACGTAAGGATTTCCGGCACGTTTCGAGAACAAATACATTCTCATTCCAACGTGAATCGCATTTATTTGCAAAAGACGAGTAAATATTCCCGGACACAGGATAGGGTCGAATTAAGCTTCGATTGAGATGCTTGAATAGTTCTAATTACGGAGCCAGCGACAATTGTTATCGAATAATTCGCTGTGCGAAAGGACTATTGTACGAGCTAAATTTCTCCGGCGATGTAACTCGACTACCGATCACCTCAATCATTGTATTCAGATTTCTGTAGGGTTGAATTCAAACTCTTTACCGCATGGTGTGCCATAACATATTGGCAGATCTTTATATTACGTTGATACTTGGGTCATATGGAGCACGTATGTACGTGCTAGCACATTTTCATTCGCAGCAACCGCGTGTGCGGATAAAAGTTTGAAAAGGTATACAAAGTTTTGGCACATAACAGTAGTTcgtaatatttatttcattttcgtTCTTTTCTGTTTCGAGGAATAAATTTAACCGTAGACAATGTTACCCCCTGTTACCTTACACACGGGGTACCAAAACGTGAAGTTCGAGGTTAAGCGTCCGCGACATACTTTTCCGCTGGCAATTTAACCATGAATAATTCACCCTCGGAGCGCAAAAGTAAATTCATTGCCTTCCGCGAATGGACTCGGAAGAGCCAGTCCAGCCGCGGATTTACTCTTGCACTTTATCTCGTGAATTATTCACCTTCGGATTACCGAGACTCCGTTATTCGACCAACACAAACATTTGTAAAGACGAATTACGTATTCGTGACTGTGGCGCGACGCCGTCAACCGGTTTCGCGACCGTTTGAAACGGCGTGAAAGAAATCTGAGACGAAAAAACCGTGACGTCGATGGAACTTGAACGAGAGCTAATCGAGAGCAGTTACGTCAACGATGAACGCGAACGAATCATCAAACGAACAAAAATACGACCGTATCGATACGTCGAGCTGTATGTATATTCCGTCACTCGGCACATGCATGTTATTGCAGATACTACAGCCGAATATATCGCTTATCTACGGATTTATCGATCCCGTTCGTACCGGTGGAAGTCAATGCAACGCGTGGACGCGAATATCGAAATGCGTTCGAGGCAACTGGTGGGATACAAAGCACGCAATTTCTATGGTACGATTTctttcaattttgaaattaaCAGCCCGTTCGCACAATACGATTTTTCCACCGAAAGCAGCGCTTACAATAGAAACCGTGTCGTGTGAACGGGTCGTAACGGTTGTGCGTTTGTATTCGTTGTTGCGGTATCCGTTGGATTCAATTACAATCCAACGTCGGGCTCGCGTCTTTccgaaataaattaatattccggATGGAGGATAGTGAGTTTTGTGAGATTGAGTTTTGCAATTGTTTATTACACACGATTAAGAATAATGTATGATGGTTGGCGATAATGTTTGATAAATAAGAATGATGTTGATGGGTTCGACTGTTGGAACGAACTGATTTGAAAAACGCCCCGACGCCGTTTCTTCCCTTCCAAGCATCCTTTCAACGATGCCCTTGGAAGGGGGTGCGTGAGGATGTTGGAGAAAGCTGCCGCTGTTTGTCGACGAGCAGGACAACTTTCCCCAAATGTGCAGTTAGGGGGCTCATGGTAAGGCTGGCGCGTAGAAGTGAGAATTGAAGAAAGAATGTTTCCCTACTATGAACCCCGTGTTGAGCGTGAATCGAATGAGAGGTCGATTCCGTGCTCAACATTCGTCGAAATTAGTAGCCGTAGATTgcgttgaaaaagaaaaatcggTCGTAGGATGGTCTGCGGCCGCGAAATATTATGGCACGACGTATAATATCGAGGATCATGCAAACGCTATGAATCGAGTTAATCTTCATTTTATTCGGCTCGCGGCTAATGAAGCATTCAGGCCTGACGAAAGGGGTAGAAAGACAGAGCGGACTAGGGGTAAGAGGACGTAGCGCGGTGAAATAGTTCGGCAATCAACGAGCTCGAGGAAACAAGAGAGAAAGCAGGAGACGGATCGGAATAGAGCAGAAGTTCTCGCGGACTAATTATAGGACTCCATTTTGTTCAGCCTTTAATCGGCCGTTTATGAAGGACAAAGGGCGCCTGGTATAATGGCCGGGTAAAGGGATATTAACTCTAGAATTTCGAGCAATGCCGCAGTTCACTCGGTACTATTATTAATCGCACGACCGAAACGGTTACGCGAATACGTGTATCTCGCGGAAGCAAACCGCACAGTCGTGCTGCTTTCTATTAACTTGCGTATTACGCAAAGCGCTCATCTACGTTGGAATTAATCCGATTCGCATTCACGAGTTAGATTTCTCGCCAAAGATACTGAtcgcgaaataataaaattaatttaactaCTGGTAACAAAACTTATTTTTCGGAGTAGCATGACGAGCTTAATCACTGATTAAATCTAAACGCGAAAAGAGCGATTAGAATTACTCTTATCCAAAATATTCCTGCTGCGCACATGTGACTTTGCAATATGGACCACAACAGGTGTTTTGAACGCCATGCGTCAACGTTAACCGTCGTGTTAgctaagaaaatattaattctcCACTATTGCAAATTTCTAATTAAGATGTAATTACTATTTCTTGATCAAACATCGAATTCTAGAATTAACGAATAATATTTGACAATGCTTGTGTTGTTTATAAAAGATTGCATaggtatacatatattatacgatatgaattgtaaattaaatatacagggtgttcggccacttaactttttaacgaagcctcaatcaacaaattggtattcatgattttcatcttatttttgcctgtagaatcttccattaaaatttttcccaagggtggccgaacaccatgtatattcaataaatatttattcaagttggattatattttattgctACTTACCTATCGCCGAGAATGATGCTAATAGTCAGTCGACAGCTCATCCTGCAGATATGCCTCTTTAGAAGTATCGCGAAATCATAAAACCGAATCATTGTTCGAGGCTCCACTGCAGTTTTCGTTTTGTTCACTAAAAATCATTTGTCGTCGGAGCCAACAACGAAGTTCGTAATAACTGCTGCTACACTCCTGCTCCACAGACAATGCTCAGCGTCCAACTGAAAAAGTTAATTGTAAAATGAAACACTTTTTAACAAGCAGCTGCAGTAGAATATTTAATCCTACTCTCGTCATATATAACGTTCTGGAAAACTGTGAAACAGTATGAATTGTAAAACATATTTCTAttagtaaaattcattgtatctACTttcattataaatttattttaattaattgttaaaaATACAAACGTCAACTTACCTTTGCGAAAGTACAAccacagaccaggtatacgaatagacctttcacccaatgtattttttcggtccatttttatggggctctagagtcccattaccattttcgtgtcactcgcaacgttaccaacagatttagaaatgaacacaagaggaagtgggacagaaaatgaaattacagaaattttattattttttaaaggaatgaaagctgtacggtccatcattggacatcaatcgattaatttcgttggagtaaccaatcgattaagattatttaaagatttcaaggttattaaaatacctaaggatgAATCTCATTGATACGTATACCGCAAATCCACCTAAAATCACCTCTGAATttccaggtcggtatggcagtcagattgggccacgaaagtccataaggtgaaaaatctactcgtataccttgtttGTGATACAACTTCAATTTCATCCACAGATACGCCGATAACTTGTTTGCTTGACATGGGGATGACGAACTGGCGATTCGTGAACTAATTGGCGCCCTTTCTTCTACTTTTCTATTCTGCGCAAGCGCAGAAGAACTCCCGCCACTATACTTATTATGCAGAGCTAAGACAAAAATTCGCCGAGTACATAATTAATGTCGAACCTGGTAGTAAGATAATCAGTTGATTGGTAATGGAACTGATATGACTGGTATAAAAACAAATTCGAAAGGtagatataatatattttcgAGTCCGCGTAACGAACATACCATATTTATAAACTGTGAGCTGATTTGTCAAAAAAACGGTCACATTTCTAAATAGTAGAACCTCATTGGCAGATCAGATCGACGTCCACCAATAAGAGCGAGTCTACGAAACAGTATTGCATCCAACCTCACCCGATGCACAATGGTTGTTCATTTTCAAACGAAGTTCATTTGGTGGTAAAAGTGAATTAAAAAGTCGAGTGAAATAGGCAATGGCAATACTTATTTCAAGCGAAAACTAACAACATGTAAGTATATTTAGATTCTCATATATTTTCATCTTCAACCTTTACGTTTTCATATTCGTAAAATGTACAAACGTAGCAAGCGATACAGTAAAGGCATCGATCCATTACGATCGATTACAAATCTTTACTAGAATTAAAATTGCAAGTTCGTTTACGCTACGCATTATAAACATATCTTATTTGAGTAAAAGCTACTTAATATTGCAATGTGAAATCAAATTAAATCGgattaattaattttctaaaACAGATAATGTTGAATCATCTTTCAAAACGAATATATTAACTAATTAAAAGATCAAGTACTTTATTTGGCATGTTATTTTTTACttccataaaaaatataaaaaaatatagtaaTGTTGTCAATCATACTGTATTTAAAAGGCATTTAATTAATTAGTGTGATTATGATTGTAGGTAACTACTTTGTCCTGATTTGATGTAGACACCAGTCTAGGTTCTATTATTTGCGcagaattgactgttattgtatcATTCACTACATGCTCTTCTTCATCTTGTACAACTGTAAATTTTCCCACTGGCACCTGAACCTCTGCTAAACCTTCTGtaagtaaaaaataatattacggTCGATCATAATGCGATTCATATTTAAAATCCTTTAATTTACATGCTTAAAAACTAAAGAATTACTTACGTAAGACTTTAAATGTATATATCATTGTTTTGGAACAATAAGATATAACTTCAGCTACGATGAATTCCGATACTTGCGGTGTATAATCCAGCCCGATTTTAAGCatctaaaaattaaattgatgtAAAAACGTGATAAGAATTAGCTAGTACAATTGGTAACAAAATATACTTGCTTTGAAGGCTATAAAATCTTTAACTTGAGGTTCTGTTGTCATAACTGGACATGCTTTGAGATCTTTACTCGATAACTCTTTTCCTTCTTCTAACTTTTTACTTAAAGCTACatttatatttgtattttcAAAAGTAGTATTGAGTCGATTTTCCTCGTCGGATGTGTGTTCAATTTTTATCTCTTCCTTTAATTTTGTGTTTGAAAAAGTAATCGGTGCAGAATTTTGGCCTAGTGATAACAAATTAGCAAGTTCATGAGAAGGTGATACTTTATTTGTACATCCATTCATAGTTTCTCCATGGATAACCTCTTTTACCACGACTTCCTCCGTATCCGCATTATCAAATCGTATATGTTTACTAGAAGAAATAATGTAAGAATTTATAATCTTAGGCTTTCTTGATTTGTTTTCTTCCTCTGTGACAGACTGGGTAACATCTTCGGGTTTCTTTTTTCTACGTCTTAATCGTTTCCTTTTTCGACATGGCACAGAGTCTTCTATACTAATATCTTCCATTAAATTCATATCTATAGTTTTCGAATCAATTACGCTGCTTAATTCATCTTCTGTTCTATCACATATTGTACTAGTGTCTAAAGtatctaaaaataaataaaggaaTGAAGGAAGAAAATTTTACATAGAATATCATTtagtataaagaaaaaaaaatgaaattctcGTACCACTTTGTGGCCTGTTCATAACTTCATTTGATAAGTTTTCTTGAACCAAAATTGAGTTTAATGGTTCTAATAAAAGATTAGTTTGGGATTCCTTATGTTGAACAGAATTACTAATTATTTCTATCTTTGCAAAATTGTCCTGACTTTCTGTCATTAAACCTGCAGATACTTCTGATGCAATTTCAAGTCCAGATCCTGGACAAACCCTATAATATTTGAATAGAAACAATATACTATTTACATATATTGTTTATATAGCATGACAACCAAAAGTTCTTACGAGATCGTTTCGCTCTCCTTAAGAACACGAATATCTTCGTTGGGTGGCAAATATTCAGTTTCATTTAAAAGCAAATGAAATGGTTCTTTGATATTGAACAAGTTCGTAATGTGTTCCATCATATGAGAAATTTGCAACATTTTTATACCATCGACAAAAATCCAACAAAATCGACGAACATCATTGTAAAATTTGCACAAATCAAGTTTAATACGGAAATTCGACCGGCACATCTTTTAAGGTTATGTTTTATCGGTGTTTACAAACACAGATGAGGCACACAAGCAAACCTTGCTGTGTACAGACACAGCGAGAtacacgagtagaccttacacctatccgtggcccaatctgactgccataccgacctgaaaatttggaggtgattttagcgtcctctcctcatgtatggcggtcagttgaaaaactattcactatgcagggattgaaattcatttctaaatctgttggtaatgttgcgagtgacacggaaatggtaatagggctctagaaccccaaaaaaatgggccgaaaaaatacattgggtgaaaggtctactcgtatacctcgtctgtgattgcACCAATTTGATTATACATCGATAACGTAGGATGTGATACCGACAGAAAGTTTTATCAAATGTCGGATCTATCATACAATAACTTGTTTACGATACACTTAGGATGCATTTGTACCTTGTCTGGAATTACATGTTTCCTTATCATAGGCGGATATTAATTCTTAAATCTTTATCATACATTATTATGTTTTAAGTCTTTTGATATGTCTGCATTTGGAGGTAAATAACTTTAAAAATAGTTGTTGATAGTGTTGAAACTATTGAGGCATGCCCGACAATATGTTCGACAAGTAAGTTTAACGGGTTGCATTTAGACTGTCTTATAAGCGACGTCAACAGATGGCTATAGCAATTCTCAGTCGATGAACAGGTTCCCGATATACCCGCAACACATAAAAAACATTTGATTGCGTAATGTCATTATAAATTAGTAGAAGGAACAAAATGAGATAAACGGAGATAGCTTCTGATACCACATCCTGTTTCTATGTATATTCTTCGTGAATTTCGCAACCTGAAATTTTTTTCAACGTGCCTCTTAATTTAATCGATTAGAATTCTCTTGTCATCCCAATCTAGAAGAAACGCCaatgtatttttcttaatgtcACGATCATAATTGCAATGTTATAAACTGGGCAACGTTAATTCAGTAAATTAAAATGGTAAATCGAGATTTTGAGCGAACATAAATCTCCTCGCAAATGGAGGGCAATAAGAGAAACTATCGCGTTTGCATTAATTTAATCGTTGGGTAATGCATATCGAaggtattaaattattaatagacAAGCTAAACCTTCCGCTACCGTGGCCCATCGTCGACCAGCGTAGGGGTTGTTAAAAATATCTCCTACGTTTCGAACACCGAGCAATTAACACTACGATACGATGGATTATCTTTTCGCGTTGGCGCAAAATTAATAGAGCGTCGTTGAACGTAACCTTCGATTCCGATACAACGATTCGCCTTGCGCAATGAGCTCCGCAGCGAATAGCCGCGGTTTGCTTATCGCTGTAACCGCATTATTAACGTTCCGCAAACCGACGTACCgcattaattaaattttctttggCGCCTTTTCCCTTATACGCCACTTGAAACGTTGTAAACGTGCTACCGTTCCATGAATCTTATAAAATCGGTAAGTTTGGAAGGTGGGTGAACGATTTGTATCGTCTTTGGGAAGTGGAAACGTCGAAACACGTGTAGCTTTtaagttaaaaaaatatatttctagtaaattacataaaaatgaaTTACAATGGCTGTAGTAGCGCGAGGCGAGTAACGTATCTGGAGCTCGCGAGCAGGTGTACCTCAACTCGCGACAGGTTCTATGATACGGCGAATGGAAGATTGCGAGTTTGCTCGCGCAGTTCGTAGGCTTCGGCCATGTAGTTATTCTCGTCTTGTTCGTTGGCATATCACACACTAGGCTGATCGATAGTTTTCGGCGACGGCTTCACGGGTCCCGGTTGTAAGAAGGACAGGCAGAAGCATACTAAACAGACGATGCGTGAAAGTGAAACGTAGGATCTGGGTTTCAAGTGCATCGTGGGTTCGTAGAAGTTGCTCGAAAGAAACGTAAATTGGCACGATATCGTACCGATATTTTCATTCCTCATGAATGGCATTCCCGTAGAAAATAAATAATGGGTGCTGTAATAGACTTTTATGTCGACTCTGTAAACACCTTCCGAAACTCTGCTCAAACTACTGTGAAACTATTATTATGGTGTTTGTGTTCTCTATGCATCGTTACATTATATCGTGAGACTATTTCcccttgaaataaaataaaaataagtgtAAAATATCGGTATAACAACGGCGCGCATATAAATCTCGAATCAGAGTTTAGTTTCACTTACCAAGCAACAGGCAACCCAGGCCCAGGAATGCAACGACGCTGTCCAACTCCAATAGCgcggaaaaaattaaattccctaGAATAGCTCCTATGTTCCCAACGGCAGTCAGGATGCTAAGATTGGTGGATCTGTGTTGAAAGATGCGCGGAAGTTAGGGCGAGTCGCGACAAGGGTAGTTCTCGCGACCCATCGTGAAAAGGAATTAGGAAGGTGTTTTGTGCGATTAGATCATTTGCGTGTAGCGGCATAATCGGAAGAACGAGACGGTAGAAAGCAAGGGGACTGCAAGTCCGTATCGTGAGGGGGGAATTACCTTAACAGGGTAGGAATTACGTCGGTGTTCATGGCGGTGACGATATTACCCGTTACTCTCGTCATGACGATAACGGCGATACACAGTAGCAGCATGTAGAGAGGAGCCTGTGCCCAATTCGCTCCAAAACTGCTTACCATCGCTATGAGGAAACCAGCCACTGTAAACAATATTTCGTGCCAGGTCATCCAGCGGGCTTTTGTTGCGAAAAAACGAAACGGACTCTTTAAGAAGATCGATGTCGATTTCTCTATTAAGAATTTTTGtgatcaagttaaaaattttccACGTTGGCCACAGACCTCAACATTATTCAGCAAAGATAAAATCATCGCATCTTGAAAGGACGCAATAAAAATTCGTCCTTTGATATACCATTAATTGCAAGCGCACGAGAAAATGATAAAGTCCCCGTGGTTCGCTTCAAAGTTGAGTGCTGGTAGAGAAATATTTTATGACATTAATGGTATCAACTTTCCTCCACATACACGCAACTATAAATGAGAATATGAAAAACCATCTTCTCTCGGATATTCATGGTCTAGTGAAAATTTATGCTTCCATTAtaggtaaaataaattttacctaATTATATGGAAAGTTGCAGAATAAAATTTACATTATTTACGGTCGAAAGCATATTTTTATACTGATTTTTAATGCTAAAATAATTGCCAGTAACGAAAAAAATGATACGCTGAAGTTAATAAAGCGTAAAAAATGATGTTGCAACAGAATTTGAATGTAGCTCGAAAAGTTAGCATGCAGCTTACTCTGTAATTCCGTCACGACTGGTCTTGTTAAAACGGTACAATTACTAATTCATACCGACCAAGAGAATCTCCCAGATTTTATATACAGAGTGGTCCATCCAAATTACTtgaaaacatcctgtatattcgaCTAATCTTGTACCTAGAATTTTCGTAGATATAAACCTACCAACGTCTACTTTACTTAAATCGGCGTTTCATACTATTGACTTTTCCCTTGTAAGTTTTAATATCGTCGTCATGCATGGTCAAGCAAAACATAATTTACATTTGTCacaattattttttcaaaataattgcaTTGGGATTACAgtgtaattaaataataattgcatgATAATTTACGCGGTATTTACACAGTTTAATGATTCACGATTATGATTACGTAGCAATGCACGATAATTATCGTGTAATTACAATTTAATTACAGTGCAATTACTTTGTTGAAATAATCGTGGCGAATATAATCGGATTACATTTTTCCCAGAATGAACGCGTTGCAAGTGCCGATAGACGTCGATAAAAACGCGATCGAACTTTGGTCATAAAAACATCGAACGTTAGAGGTCCGTTTCTAGATAAGCTTCAGAGGTGGCGGAGAGATCGAAATTTCTTACGTAATAACATCTTTTTTCTAAAATTGGTGGTGGCTATCAATCCGGAGAGAAACCCGGAAACCACCGCCGACGTCGCGATCATGGCAGACTTTTGATACACCGACGCGTTGATTTCCCACTGAAAGAGAAACGACTACGAATAATTGGCGTAATTAATTATAGATAGATTAGGGTTTGAAGCAGCGATAGCTGACACGGTACTCGATTCGTCGCGAGCTGCTCACCGTCTTGCAAATGTCATCGAAATCCGGACAGCTCAAATAATCTCTGGCTGGCACGGTTCTTCGAGGGTCCAGCATCTCGATCATGGTTGGCGGCCGGTCCTCGGTCCACCTCTCGGCGTCAAAATTGCTCAGAATCATGAACATGTGCGGCACCCATAGTCTCATCGTGTTAAATCTATGCGAACGTTTAGGATGGATCGAAGGTAAAAACTCGCCGTGTGCGTCGCGGCGCGAAACGGGGAcgcgcgtcgtatcgcgtcgcgacgacgaGTAACTTACGCCAGCATGCTGCCAAATTGGAGGAAACAGAGGAGAGAAACGGTGCGCAGATACGGCCCGGAGAATAGCTGTTTAGCGTTGTAGCAGGCGTGCAGTAGTTTTTCGGAATTCTCCTTGAATAAGGACCACCGCGATAGCTGCACATTCTGCCGCGCGAAGAGCGTTTTTATCTGCAACGAAAACACGGGGAACAATGCGAGCGATGCTACCCAGGATCCCCGAGTGAATTATACGTTCGACGCTGCCCGACGGGTATCTCGAAACGTTCTATTTCCCGAAAAATACTATTCACGGCACCGCCGGTTGCCTTTTCTCTTCGTTCCTCGTTCCGTTCCGTCTCGTTTCTGCGCGTCGAGCCACCCTTTCTCGTTGGATCCACCGCCGTAAATAAAACGCGTCGTTCGTTTAGGCGACACACAGTGGAGCCGTTTCCCGAAAAAAGCGGTAATAagtcattttttaaaaagtatattcatagtgaaaaatttattcacaTATACTTAACTGGACATATGGGTGATGATTTGGCATAatttttttta
This genomic window from Colletes latitarsis isolate SP2378_abdomen chromosome 8, iyColLati1, whole genome shotgun sequence contains:
- the LOC143344418 gene encoding uncharacterized protein LOC143344418, producing the protein MCRSNFRIKLDLCKFYNDVRRFCWIFVDGIKMLQISHMMEHITNLFNIKEPFHLLLNETEYLPPNEDIRVLKESETISVCPGSGLEIASEVSAGLMTESQDNFAKIEIISNSVQHKESQTNLLLEPLNSILVQENLSNEVMNRPQSDTLDTSTICDRTEDELSSVIDSKTIDMNLMEDISIEDSVPCRKRKRLRRRKKKPEDVTQSVTEEENKSRKPKIINSYIISSSKHIRFDNADTEEVVVKEVIHGETMNGCTNKVSPSHELANLLSLGQNSAPITFSNTKLKEEIKIEHTSDEENRLNTTFENTNINVALSKKLEEGKELSSKDLKACPVMTTEPQVKDFIAFKMLKIGLDYTPQVSEFIVAEVISYCSKTMIYTFKVLQGLAEVQVPVGKFTVVQDEEEHVVNDTITVNSAQIIEPRLVSTSNQDKVVTYNHNHTN